AATCCAGGGAGACCCTTCGTGGGTTGCCCAAACTACAATGTaagtggttgttgttgttgttgtttgctGTAATTTTGGATATAAATTTGGTTGATTCTTTTACCTTGGTGCAGACTGTAGGCAAGAAGTGGTGTGGTTTGTTTATGTGGATTGATAAAATTCTTGAAGAAGATGTGATCACATGTGATGGTAGAGCAAGCCCTTCAATTGACAATGAAGAGTGGAAGATGAAGTTTGCTTGGAAACTTGGAAGATTAGAGTCTGAAGTTAGGGTTCTAAAAGTGGGTGGAGTTTTGGTGTTTGTATTTATGCTGCTGGTTACAGTAGCTATTCTTGTCTTAAAGTTAGATAGACAGTTTGGCCAATTGTTTCTGGGAAGAAACACATGAATTATGCATGTTGTTGCTGTAGTTGTACCTGTCAGTTTGTttgaaagaaatgaaaattaaagtgatTGAGACTAGTGTGCTTGCATATGTTGGAGCAGAATAATAGGAGTTTATAGTGTTTGGAAAGCATCTTAATTGCATATGAGAGTgcaaaataaaaccaaaaatttGTCACAGATCTTTTCAAGAAAGTCATAATTCATATTTCATATGGTAGTGATTACATCCAAAATAAGGCATTATAAAGCCAGAACAATAGTCACCAACTATATCAGAGTTTTCAAAACATAAGTGTCATAACTTTCAATCTCCAACACTGAAATTGTAAGCAAGAAAGCATACACAGTACATCACTTCAgcaaaacagagaaataaagaCACCATACTGTCcctaaatataaaaaactaaGTCACTAATTCTTGGTTCTGGGTGGCTTGAATCCCGGATTAGGCACAAATCGCATTGCTGGTAGATTCGTTGCTGTTTCAGTGCTTGCAGGCTGACTACTTGTTAGGAGAGTGCTTGCAGATGGAGTACTTGCAGATGGAAGAGATGGAGTGCTTGCAGATGGGGTGCTGGATGGTTGGGTGGTAGCACTGGGTGTGGATAACTTTCTCTTAGGAGGCAGTTTCGATGGCCGAACAGGAGGTTGTTGCACCTATGTATGAAACACCAAAAATTTAATGTGACTAAGAAAAATTAATGTATGACCAcaatacatgtatatatatggGTAAATAATATTACCCACCTGTTGCGAGTCATCAGTTTCTGACATAATAGGCTGACTAAGATCAAGTTGAATCTCAACCTGATCCTGTGACACAGTTGGGGCATCACCACCATTTACAGCAGCAGTTGGAGCAGAATTGTTGACCTCACCTCCATTAGCATCAGAattagcagcagcagcagccgCCGCCACAGCAGCTGATTCTTCATCAACGGCCCTCTTATGACagttcctctttgtgtgacCAGATTCACCACAATAGCGACAATGTCCTTTTTTATGAACTCTTTTCATtgaggtcttctgcttcttgcCTTTACTTGGCTCTTTATCAGcatcctttcttcttttcttcttgattgGCCCTGGCTTCTTCTTGAATTT
This sequence is a window from Arachis duranensis cultivar V14167 chromosome 2, aradu.V14167.gnm2.J7QH, whole genome shotgun sequence. Protein-coding genes within it:
- the LOC110278235 gene encoding uncharacterized protein LOC110278235 — translated: MASASNAAGSSNNPRSFGSIMRRMNRNRDSRLPEWCRCGLRPVLRWSMTDSNPGRPFVGCPNYNTVGKKWCGLFMWIDKILEEDVITCDGRASPSIDNEEWKMKFAWKLGRLESEVRVLKVGGVLVFVFMLLVTVAILVLKLDRQFGQLFLGRNT
- the LOC127744971 gene encoding uncharacterized protein LOC127744971, with translation MHLWFLATKWDAMCACMCPLARAGRRPDEFCHSWLTMEAYNNTYGFHINPIPGQALWEKSPYNRPQAPKFKKKPGPIKKKRRKDADKEPSKGKKQKTSMKRVHKKGHCRYCGESGHTKRNCHKRAVDEESAAVAAAAAAANSDANGGEVNNSAPTAAVNGGDAPTVSQDQVEIQLDLSQPIMSETDDSQQVQQPPVRPSKLPPKRKLSTPSATTQPSSTPSASTPSLPSASTPSASTLLTSSQPASTETATNLPAMRFVPNPGFKPPRTKN